The following are from one region of the Pelagibius sp. CAU 1746 genome:
- a CDS encoding DUF1127 domain-containing protein, with amino-acid sequence MDTMKDATLPAARLLGGASGAGPGLGPRMARQRARRMALGLMDLLVVWQQRMESRACLQAMNDARLRDIGLTRLEVRCESDKPFWRR; translated from the coding sequence ATGGATACAATGAAGGATGCCACCCTGCCGGCCGCGCGCTTGTTGGGCGGCGCTTCCGGCGCCGGTCCGGGGCTGGGTCCAAGGATGGCCCGGCAGAGGGCCCGGCGGATGGCCTTGGGCCTCATGGACCTGCTGGTGGTCTGGCAGCAGCGTATGGAAAGCCGCGCCTGCCTGCAGGCGATGAACGACGCGCGCCTGCGGGACATCGGCCTCACCCGCCTGGAGGTCCGCTGCGAGAGCGACAAGCCGTTTTGGCGAAGGTGA
- a CDS encoding MaoC family dehydratase: MQDLYFDDFEPGQEFHSKGATLSESQILDFALLYDPQPFHIDAEAAAEGPFGGLIASGFQTLAVAFRLFYQEKVINACSMGSPGLDELRWLRPVRPGDTLKVKGRVREKRPSKSKPDRGTLLMDYEVSNQHGEAVMTFTAIHIFARRTA; this comes from the coding sequence GTGCAGGATCTCTATTTCGACGATTTCGAGCCGGGGCAGGAATTCCACAGCAAGGGCGCGACGCTCAGTGAGTCGCAGATCCTCGACTTCGCCCTGCTCTACGATCCGCAGCCTTTTCACATCGACGCCGAGGCGGCGGCGGAAGGCCCCTTCGGCGGTCTCATCGCCTCCGGCTTCCAGACCCTCGCCGTCGCCTTTCGGCTGTTCTACCAGGAGAAGGTCATCAACGCCTGCTCCATGGGCTCGCCGGGTCTGGACGAGCTGCGCTGGCTGCGCCCCGTGCGCCCCGGGGACACCTTGAAGGTGAAGGGGAGGGTGCGCGAGAAGCGCCCCTCCAAGTCCAAACCCGACCGCGGCACCCTGCTGATGGATTACGAGGTCAGCAACCAGCACGGCGAGGCGGTGATGACCTTCACCGCCATCCACATCTTCGCGCGCCGGACGGCCTGA
- the serA gene encoding phosphoglycerate dehydrogenase: protein MPKVLISDKLSEKAAEIFRERGVEVDVKTGMTPEELKACIGDYDGLAIRSATKVTAEIIAAADNLKVVGRAGIGVDNVDIPAATGRGIVVMNTPDGNSITTAEHTIAMMLSLARQIPAANASTQAGKWEKSRFMGSELTGKVLGVIGCGNIGAIVADRAQGLRMRVIAYDPFLSPDRAADLDVEKVELDELLKRADIITLHVPMTDQTRGMIDAKALAKTRPGVRIINCARGGLVVEEDLKAAIESGHVAGAALDVFTVEPAKENVLFGLEQVVATPHLGASTSEAQEKVALQIAEQMSDYLVTGAITNALNMPSLTADEAKRLKPYMTLAEQLGSFAGQLTRTGLKSITIEYEGDVAEHNTRPLTQVALCGLLTPMLDTVNMVNAPHVARERDIDVAEVKHERDCDYQTLIRMTVTTERGERSVAGTLFGGTKPRVVDIKGISIEAALTPHMLYITNEDKPGFIGALGTTLGDAGVNIATFHLGRAAQGQDAIALLELDGQIDPQTLEKVRALPHTKQAEPLRF from the coding sequence ATGCCAAAGGTATTGATTTCAGACAAGTTGAGCGAGAAGGCGGCGGAGATCTTCCGCGAGCGCGGGGTCGAGGTCGACGTGAAGACCGGCATGACGCCGGAGGAACTGAAGGCCTGCATCGGCGACTACGACGGCCTGGCCATCCGCTCGGCCACCAAGGTGACGGCGGAGATCATCGCCGCCGCGGATAACCTGAAAGTCGTCGGCCGCGCCGGCATCGGCGTCGACAACGTGGATATTCCTGCAGCCACGGGCCGCGGGATTGTCGTGATGAACACGCCCGACGGCAACTCCATCACCACCGCCGAGCACACCATCGCCATGATGCTCTCCCTGGCCCGGCAGATCCCGGCGGCCAACGCCTCGACCCAGGCCGGCAAGTGGGAGAAGTCGCGCTTCATGGGCAGTGAGCTGACCGGCAAGGTGCTGGGCGTCATCGGCTGCGGCAACATCGGCGCCATCGTCGCCGACCGCGCTCAGGGCCTGCGCATGCGGGTCATCGCCTACGATCCCTTCCTCTCGCCCGACCGCGCCGCGGACCTGGACGTGGAGAAGGTGGAACTGGACGAGCTGCTGAAGCGCGCCGACATCATCACCCTGCACGTGCCGATGACCGACCAAACCCGCGGCATGATCGACGCCAAGGCTCTGGCCAAGACCAGGCCGGGCGTGCGCATCATCAACTGCGCGCGCGGCGGCCTGGTGGTGGAAGAAGACTTGAAGGCGGCCATCGAGTCCGGTCACGTCGCCGGCGCCGCGCTGGACGTCTTCACCGTGGAGCCGGCCAAGGAAAACGTGCTCTTCGGCCTGGAGCAGGTGGTGGCGACGCCGCACCTCGGTGCCTCGACTTCCGAGGCACAGGAGAAGGTGGCCCTGCAGATCGCCGAGCAGATGAGCGATTACCTCGTGACCGGGGCCATCACCAACGCCCTCAACATGCCCTCGCTCACCGCTGACGAGGCCAAGCGTCTCAAGCCCTACATGACGCTGGCCGAGCAGCTCGGCAGCTTCGCCGGGCAGCTGACCCGCACCGGCCTGAAGTCGATCACCATCGAATACGAAGGCGACGTTGCGGAGCACAACACCCGGCCGTTGACGCAGGTCGCGCTTTGCGGTCTGCTCACCCCCATGCTCGATACGGTCAACATGGTGAACGCGCCGCACGTGGCGCGCGAACGCGACATCGACGTGGCCGAGGTGAAGCACGAGCGCGACTGCGACTACCAGACCCTGATCCGGATGACCGTGACCACGGAACGCGGCGAACGCAGCGTGGCCGGCACCCTCTTCGGCGGCACCAAGCCGCGCGTGGTGGACATCAAGGGCATCTCCATCGAGGCGGCGCTGACGCCGCACATGCTCTACATCACCAACGAGGACAAGCCGGGCTTCATCGGCGCGCTGGGCACCACGCTGGGCGATGCCGGGGTGAACATCGCCACCTTCCACCTGGGCCGCGCCGCCCAGGGGCAGGACGCCATCGCGCTGCTGGAACTGGACGGGCAGATCGATCCCCAGACGCTGGAGAAGGTGCGTGCCCTGCCGCACACCAAGCAGGCCGAGCCCCTGCGCTTCTAA
- a CDS encoding type II toxin-antitoxin system Phd/YefM family antitoxin, translating into MKFSSQIKPISYLKANAAQVVDGLAESGEPLVITQNGEAKAVIQDVKSYEQTQETLALLKILALGNRQVEEGRVHSAKDALASLRKKHSG; encoded by the coding sequence ATGAAGTTCTCCAGCCAGATCAAGCCGATCAGCTATTTGAAGGCGAATGCGGCCCAGGTTGTGGATGGGCTGGCAGAGTCCGGGGAGCCCTTGGTCATCACCCAGAACGGTGAGGCCAAGGCGGTGATCCAGGACGTGAAGAGTTATGAGCAGACTCAGGAAACTTTGGCACTGCTGAAGATTCTGGCGCTCGGCAATCGCCAAGTGGAAGAGGGGCGCGTGCATAGTGCGAAGGATGCTTTGGCGTCTCTGCGCAAGAAGCACAGCGGCTGA
- the rpoH gene encoding RNA polymerase sigma factor RpoH — protein sequence MAAPKVPVLAPEGNLSSYLQEIRKFPMLEQEQEYMLAKSWRERGDTEAAHKLVTSHLRLVAKIAMGYRGYGLPLSELISEGNVGMMQAVKRFDPERGFRLATYAMWWIRASIQEYILHSWSLVKMGTTASQKKLFFNLRKLKGQLKAMEEGDLHPENVSKIAETLGVPEQDVVSMNRRLSAPDHSLNAPLRIDGDGEWQDWLVDEGEDQETLLAESEELGKRRALLKAAMENLNERERHILQERRLKDQPTTLEDLSQEYGISRERVRQIEVRAFEKLQKAIRNAAIEERLAVS from the coding sequence ATGGCCGCCCCTAAAGTCCCTGTCCTTGCCCCGGAAGGCAATCTCAGCAGCTATCTGCAGGAGATCCGCAAGTTCCCGATGCTGGAGCAGGAACAAGAGTACATGCTCGCAAAGTCATGGCGGGAACGCGGCGACACCGAGGCCGCGCACAAGCTGGTGACCTCCCATCTGCGCCTGGTGGCCAAGATCGCCATGGGCTACCGCGGCTACGGCCTGCCCCTCTCGGAGCTGATTTCCGAGGGCAACGTCGGCATGATGCAGGCGGTCAAGCGCTTCGACCCGGAGCGCGGCTTCCGCCTGGCGACCTATGCCATGTGGTGGATCCGCGCCTCGATCCAGGAATACATCCTGCACTCCTGGTCGCTGGTGAAGATGGGGACCACGGCCTCGCAAAAGAAGCTGTTCTTCAATCTGCGCAAGCTGAAGGGCCAGCTCAAGGCGATGGAGGAAGGCGATCTGCACCCGGAGAACGTCTCCAAGATCGCCGAGACCCTGGGCGTGCCGGAGCAGGACGTGGTGTCCATGAACCGCCGCCTCTCGGCGCCGGACCATTCCCTCAACGCGCCGCTGCGCATCGACGGCGACGGCGAGTGGCAGGACTGGCTGGTCGACGAAGGCGAGGATCAGGAGACCCTCCTGGCCGAATCCGAAGAGCTGGGCAAGCGCCGCGCGCTCCTGAAGGCGGCGATGGAGAACCTCAACGAGCGCGAGCGCCACATTCTGCAGGAGCGCCGGCTGAAGGATCAGCCAACGACCCTGGAGGACCTGTCCCAGGAGTACGGCATCAGCCGCGAGCGGGTGCGCCAGATCGAGGTGCGCGCGTTCGAGAAGCTGCAAAAGGCGATCCGCAACGCCGCCATCGAGGAACGCCTCGCGGTAAGCTGA
- a CDS encoding ATP phosphoribosyltransferase regulatory subunit — MTDHAEKGLLPAGLEDVLPPHAAHESAVVERLIAAFQAQGYDRVKPPLLEFEEALLTGAGAALAGQTFRLMDPVSQRMMGLRADMTPQVARIATTRLKNAPRPLRLCYGGQVLQVRGSQLRPERQFAQAGVELIGATDATGDAEVVALAIEALTALGVEGLSVDLNLPPLVGALAQDLGLGAEQVAELRLALDRKDAAAVTDLAAGHAGLFQELLRAAGPADKALAALEKLALPAAAAGEVKHLVEVVALIRAAAPQARLTVDPVEHRGFEYQTGISFILFAKGVRGELGRGGRYEASGPNGERESSTGFTLFMDTVLRALPAPAPIRRIYLPLGTPAAEGRRLRAEGWITLAGLAAAADPAAEARRLGCGFVLRDGEISEIKD, encoded by the coding sequence ATGACCGATCACGCCGAAAAGGGCCTTCTACCGGCCGGCCTGGAAGACGTGCTGCCGCCGCACGCCGCGCACGAGTCGGCGGTGGTCGAGCGCCTCATCGCCGCTTTCCAGGCACAGGGCTACGACCGCGTGAAGCCGCCGCTGCTGGAATTCGAGGAGGCGCTGCTGACCGGCGCCGGGGCCGCGCTGGCAGGGCAGACCTTCCGCCTTATGGATCCTGTGAGCCAACGCATGATGGGCCTGCGCGCCGACATGACGCCGCAGGTGGCGCGCATTGCCACCACGCGGCTGAAGAACGCGCCGCGTCCGCTGCGCCTCTGCTACGGCGGCCAGGTGCTGCAGGTGCGCGGCAGCCAACTGCGCCCTGAGCGCCAATTCGCCCAGGCCGGAGTCGAGTTGATCGGCGCCACCGACGCGACCGGCGATGCGGAGGTGGTGGCCCTGGCCATCGAGGCGCTGACGGCGCTGGGTGTCGAGGGCCTCTCCGTCGACCTGAACCTGCCGCCGCTGGTCGGCGCCCTGGCCCAGGACCTCGGCCTGGGCGCGGAACAGGTCGCCGAACTGCGCCTCGCCCTCGACCGCAAGGATGCCGCGGCGGTGACCGATCTGGCTGCCGGGCATGCCGGGCTGTTCCAGGAACTGCTGCGCGCCGCCGGGCCGGCCGACAAGGCGCTGGCGGCGCTGGAGAAGCTGGCCCTGCCCGCGGCCGCCGCCGGCGAGGTGAAGCACCTGGTCGAGGTGGTGGCGCTGATCCGCGCGGCGGCGCCCCAGGCGCGCCTGACTGTCGATCCGGTGGAGCATCGTGGTTTCGAGTACCAGACCGGCATCAGCTTCATCCTCTTCGCCAAGGGCGTGCGCGGCGAGCTGGGCCGCGGCGGCCGCTACGAGGCCTCCGGTCCCAACGGGGAGCGCGAGTCGTCGACCGGTTTCACGCTGTTCATGGACACGGTGCTGCGGGCGCTGCCGGCACCGGCGCCGATCCGGCGCATCTACTTGCCGCTGGGTACGCCTGCGGCGGAAGGCCGGCGCCTGCGTGCCGAGGGCTGGATTACGCTGGCCGGCCTCGCGGCGGCGGCGGACCCCGCGGCCGAGGCCCGGCGTCTGGGCTGCGGGTTTGTGCTGCGCGACGGTGAGATTTCAGAAATAAAGGACTGA
- a CDS encoding GNAT family N-acetyltransferase yields MAQIVVSAAAADDLDDVRALFREYATWLQVDYCLQGFEAELAGLPGSYSPPAGGLWIARVDGTPAAGVGVCPLAGGTCEMRRLWVREGWRGRGLGRRLVQAALAGARAGGHKWMVLETLDFMTAAQALYAELGFHPLPPEAETPADVRRLACDLSALASA; encoded by the coding sequence ATGGCGCAGATCGTGGTCTCGGCGGCCGCGGCGGACGACCTGGACGATGTCCGGGCGCTGTTCCGCGAGTATGCCACGTGGTTGCAGGTGGACTATTGCCTCCAGGGCTTCGAAGCCGAACTGGCCGGCCTGCCGGGCAGCTACAGCCCGCCGGCCGGCGGACTGTGGATCGCCCGTGTCGACGGCACGCCGGCGGCGGGGGTCGGCGTCTGTCCGCTGGCGGGCGGGACCTGCGAGATGAGGCGCCTTTGGGTTCGCGAAGGCTGGCGCGGCCGCGGCCTCGGCCGCCGGTTGGTCCAGGCGGCGCTGGCGGGCGCGCGGGCCGGAGGGCACAAGTGGATGGTGCTGGAAACCCTGGACTTCATGACCGCCGCCCAGGCGCTCTATGCGGAGCTCGGCTTCCATCCCCTGCCGCCGGAGGCGGAGACGCCTGCCGATGTCCGCCGCCTCGCCTGCGACCTGTCGGCGCTCGCCTCCGCCTGA
- a CDS encoding phosphoserine transaminase: MNAVRPANRPGNPCFSSGPCAKRPGWSLGGLSEAALGRSHRAKVGKTKLAEVIERSKTILGMPADYRLGIVPASDTGAVEMALWSLLGARGVDVLAWESFGKGWATDAAKQLKLTDLNVIEADYGDLPDLSQVSFDRDVVFTWNGTTSGVKVPDGDWIPAERQGLTLCDATSAAFAMDLPWDKLDVVTWSWQKVLGGEAAHGMLALSPRAVERLESYSPAWPLPKIFRLTKGGKLIEGVFKGETINTPSMLAVEDALDALKWAEEIGGLKALIGRSEQSLKAVADWVEASDWADFLAATPETRSCTSICLKIVDPWFLSLDADAQGAAAKRIASLLEEEGVAYDIGGYRDAPVGLRLWGGATVEPSDMAALLPWLDWAYGAVKTEKAAA, translated from the coding sequence ATGAACGCCGTCCGCCCGGCCAATCGGCCTGGGAACCCTTGCTTTTCCTCAGGACCCTGCGCCAAGCGCCCGGGTTGGTCCCTGGGTGGTCTGAGCGAGGCGGCGTTGGGCCGATCTCATCGCGCCAAGGTCGGCAAGACCAAGCTGGCCGAGGTGATCGAGCGCTCCAAGACCATCCTGGGCATGCCGGCGGACTACCGCCTGGGCATCGTCCCGGCCTCCGACACCGGCGCCGTGGAGATGGCACTGTGGTCGCTGCTCGGCGCCCGCGGCGTCGACGTGCTGGCCTGGGAAAGCTTCGGCAAGGGCTGGGCGACCGACGCGGCCAAGCAGCTTAAGCTGACCGACCTCAACGTCATCGAGGCCGACTACGGCGACCTGCCCGACCTTTCCCAGGTTTCCTTCGACCGCGACGTGGTCTTCACCTGGAACGGCACCACCTCCGGCGTGAAGGTGCCGGACGGCGACTGGATCCCGGCCGAGCGCCAGGGCCTCACCCTCTGCGACGCCACTTCGGCGGCCTTCGCCATGGACCTGCCCTGGGACAAGCTGGATGTGGTCACCTGGTCCTGGCAGAAGGTGCTGGGCGGTGAGGCGGCGCACGGCATGCTGGCGCTCAGCCCGCGCGCCGTCGAGCGCCTGGAGAGCTACAGCCCGGCCTGGCCGCTGCCAAAGATCTTCCGCCTCACCAAGGGCGGCAAGCTGATCGAGGGCGTGTTCAAGGGCGAGACCATCAACACCCCTTCCATGCTGGCGGTGGAAGACGCCCTCGACGCCCTGAAGTGGGCCGAGGAGATCGGCGGCCTCAAGGCGCTCATTGGCCGCTCCGAGCAGAGCCTCAAGGCCGTGGCCGACTGGGTGGAGGCCTCCGACTGGGCCGACTTCCTGGCGGCGACGCCCGAGACGCGCTCCTGCACCTCCATCTGCCTGAAGATCGTCGACCCCTGGTTCCTCTCCCTGGATGCGGACGCCCAGGGCGCGGCGGCCAAGCGCATCGCGTCGCTGCTGGAGGAAGAGGGCGTGGCCTACGACATCGGCGGCTACCGCGACGCGCCGGTCGGCCTGCGCCTCTGGGGTGGCGCCACGGTGGAGCCGTCCGACATGGCGGCCCTGCTGCCCTGGCTCGACTGGGCCTACGGTGCAGTGAAGACGGAGAAGGCGGCCGCCTGA
- a CDS encoding adenylosuccinate synthase, translating to MANVVVVGSQWGDEGKGKIVDWLSERADVVVRYQGGHNAGHTLVIGGEVFKLSLLPSGVVRQDKLSVIGNGVVVDPWALIEEIDRIRAQGVDVTPERLRIAESVALILPMHGAVDRAREAAKGDGKIGTTGRGIGPAYEDKVGRRAVRLCDLADPELLRQRVEGLLVHNNALLRGLGQPEFTADEIVASLLELAPRILPFADRVWQSLDTARRDRRRILFEGAQGVMLDVDHGTYPFVTSSNTVGGSAAAGSGMGPAALDYVLGITKAYTTRVGSGPFPTELTDAIGERLGERGREFGVVTGRKRRCGWFDAVMVRQAAKVAGIDGIALTKLDVLDGLEEIKVCVGYEVGGERIDYLPAQPSRQAAAKPVYETIPGWSESTMGARSWADLPAPAVKYIRRLEELIQVPVALLSTSPERDDTILVRDPFAD from the coding sequence ATGGCTAACGTGGTCGTCGTCGGGTCCCAGTGGGGGGACGAGGGCAAGGGCAAGATCGTCGACTGGCTGTCGGAGCGCGCCGACGTGGTGGTGCGCTACCAAGGCGGCCACAACGCCGGCCACACGCTGGTGATCGGCGGCGAGGTCTTCAAGCTGTCGCTGCTGCCCTCGGGCGTGGTGCGTCAGGACAAACTCTCCGTCATCGGCAACGGCGTGGTGGTCGATCCCTGGGCCTTGATCGAGGAGATCGACCGCATCCGTGCCCAGGGCGTCGACGTGACGCCGGAGCGCTTGCGCATCGCCGAGAGCGTCGCCCTGATCCTGCCCATGCACGGCGCGGTGGACCGCGCCCGCGAGGCGGCCAAGGGCGACGGCAAGATCGGCACCACCGGGCGCGGCATCGGCCCGGCCTACGAGGACAAGGTGGGCCGCCGCGCGGTGCGGCTCTGCGACCTGGCAGATCCCGAGCTGCTGCGTCAGCGCGTCGAGGGCCTGCTGGTCCACAACAACGCGCTGCTGCGCGGCCTCGGCCAGCCGGAGTTCACCGCCGACGAGATCGTCGCCAGCCTGCTGGAACTGGCGCCGCGCATCCTGCCCTTTGCCGACCGGGTGTGGCAGAGCCTCGATACCGCCCGCCGCGACCGCCGGCGCATTCTTTTCGAAGGCGCCCAGGGCGTCATGCTGGACGTCGACCACGGCACCTATCCCTTCGTCACCTCGTCCAACACCGTGGGCGGCAGCGCCGCCGCCGGCTCCGGCATGGGCCCCGCGGCGCTGGACTACGTGCTGGGCATCACCAAGGCCTACACCACGCGCGTCGGCAGCGGCCCCTTTCCGACCGAACTGACCGATGCCATCGGCGAGCGCCTGGGCGAGCGCGGACGCGAATTCGGCGTGGTGACGGGAAGGAAGCGGCGCTGCGGCTGGTTCGATGCCGTGATGGTGCGCCAGGCCGCCAAGGTGGCCGGCATCGACGGCATCGCGCTGACCAAGCTGGACGTGCTGGACGGCCTGGAGGAAATCAAGGTCTGCGTCGGCTATGAGGTCGGCGGCGAGCGGATCGACTACCTGCCGGCGCAGCCGTCGCGCCAGGCCGCGGCCAAGCCGGTCTACGAGACCATCCCCGGCTGGTCGGAAAGCACCATGGGCGCGCGCTCCTGGGCCGATCTGCCGGCCCCGGCGGTGAAGTACATCCGCCGCCTGGAGGAACTGATCCAGGTGCCGGTGGCCCTCCTTTCCACCTCGCCGGAGCGTGACGACACCATCCTGGTGCGCGACCCCTTCGCCGACTGA
- a CDS encoding cupin domain-containing protein, with protein MSENPMLPALDPASLEARKGSSYPEPWGSACGAREKRRLGDALGLSAFGVNLVRLPPGALSSQRHWHSHEDEFVYVLEGEVTLITDAGAQVLTPGMAAGFPAGREDGHHLVNRGNASAVYLEVGGRSPEDSCHYPDIDLFLPAAADGNYRFTHKNGEPY; from the coding sequence ATGTCCGAGAACCCGATGCTGCCCGCCCTCGATCCCGCTTCCCTGGAGGCCCGTAAGGGATCTTCCTACCCCGAACCCTGGGGTTCGGCCTGCGGGGCGCGGGAGAAGCGGAGGCTCGGCGATGCCCTGGGTCTCTCCGCCTTTGGAGTCAACCTGGTGCGCCTGCCGCCGGGGGCGCTGTCGTCGCAGCGCCATTGGCACAGCCACGAGGACGAATTCGTCTATGTGCTGGAGGGCGAGGTGACCCTCATCACCGATGCCGGCGCGCAGGTGCTGACGCCCGGCATGGCCGCGGGCTTTCCCGCGGGCAGGGAAGACGGTCACCATCTGGTCAACAGAGGCAACGCCTCGGCGGTTTATCTGGAGGTCGGCGGCCGCTCGCCCGAAGACTCCTGCCACTATCCGGATATCGACCTCTTCCTGCCCGCCGCCGCGGATGGAAACTACCGCTTCACGCACAAGAACGGCGAGCCCTACTGA
- a CDS encoding paraquat-inducible protein A codes for MNLKAFRLSPPGTLAADSRGPDRFLGLLLLAAAAALLAGWLLPVMTVHTLVIFDDEVSILTGAFRLLESGDYAIFVLIVLFTVVLPVGKLIFAWLAWSRLRVDDPRVRRALHWVEAVGRWSMLDVFVIAILVVVIKLSLISDVEIHSGLYVFIAAVVLSMIAVRRIAVLAHRKLEERG; via the coding sequence ATGAACCTGAAAGCCTTCCGTCTCTCCCCCCCGGGCACCTTGGCCGCCGACAGCCGCGGGCCGGACCGTTTCCTGGGCCTGTTGCTGCTGGCCGCGGCCGCGGCGCTGCTGGCCGGCTGGCTGCTGCCGGTGATGACCGTCCACACCCTGGTGATCTTCGACGACGAGGTCTCCATCCTGACCGGCGCCTTCCGCCTGCTGGAGAGCGGCGACTACGCGATCTTCGTGCTGATCGTGCTCTTCACCGTGGTGCTGCCGGTCGGCAAGCTGATCTTCGCCTGGCTGGCCTGGAGCCGCCTCAGGGTCGACGACCCGCGGGTGCGCCGCGCCCTGCACTGGGTCGAGGCCGTCGGGCGCTGGTCCATGCTCGACGTCTTCGTCATCGCCATCCTGGTGGTGGTGATCAAGCTGTCGCTGATCAGCGACGTGGAGATCCATTCCGGGCTCTACGTCTTCATTGCCGCGGTGGTGCTCTCCATGATCGCCGTGCGCCGCATCGCCGTGCTGGCGCACCGCAAGCTGGAAGAACGCGGATAA
- a CDS encoding type II toxin-antitoxin system RelE/ParE family toxin, which translates to MPYGVVLTEDALRDLDDICSYISGHDSENSAAYVLDRVEAALASLAELPDRGRHPRELADLGITEFREVFFKPYRLIYRVKRRRVVVYVIADGRRDMQSLLARRLLGPWSPKSGKPGSAPRRRG; encoded by the coding sequence ATGCCCTATGGGGTTGTCCTCACCGAGGATGCACTACGCGACCTTGATGATATCTGCAGCTACATCAGTGGGCATGACTCGGAGAACTCCGCGGCCTATGTGCTTGACCGTGTAGAAGCCGCCTTGGCCAGTCTCGCGGAACTGCCGGATCGCGGCCGTCATCCGCGTGAACTCGCTGATCTCGGAATTACCGAGTTTCGAGAGGTCTTCTTCAAGCCCTATCGGCTTATCTACCGGGTAAAGCGACGGCGTGTCGTTGTCTACGTGATCGCGGATGGGCGGCGCGACATGCAGAGTCTTCTGGCGCGCCGGCTGCTCGGACCTTGGTCACCTAAATCAGGAAAACCGGGATCAGCGCCGAGACGAAGGGGCTGA
- a CDS encoding PhzF family phenazine biosynthesis protein: MTEIRLYQVDAFTDAVFGGNPAAVCPLDAWLPDTTLQTIAAENNLSETAFFVPEDGGYRLRWFTPAVEVELCGHATLASAYVIATYIDPAMERVLFHSASGPLTVSREGDVFTLDFPSEPPAVFTDGGAVAKALGIVPQEVLKAPKVDGGKIMAVLADEAEVRAAAPDLAKVKALPGDGLIITAEGDEVDFVSRYFAPHAGIPEDPVTGSAHVVLTPYWAKRLGKAKLAARQVSSRLGELQVEDKGGRTLISGKVAPFLEGRIRV, translated from the coding sequence ATGACCGAGATAAGACTTTATCAGGTAGATGCCTTTACCGACGCCGTCTTCGGCGGCAATCCGGCCGCGGTTTGCCCGCTCGATGCCTGGCTGCCGGACACCACCCTGCAGACCATCGCGGCGGAGAACAACCTCTCGGAAACCGCCTTCTTCGTGCCCGAGGACGGCGGCTACCGCCTGCGATGGTTCACCCCGGCCGTGGAGGTGGAGCTTTGCGGCCATGCGACGCTCGCCTCCGCCTATGTCATCGCCACCTATATCGACCCGGCAATGGAGCGGGTGCTGTTCCACTCGGCCAGCGGTCCGCTGACGGTGAGCCGCGAGGGTGATGTCTTCACCCTCGATTTCCCCAGCGAGCCGCCGGCGGTCTTCACGGACGGCGGCGCCGTCGCCAAGGCCCTGGGCATCGTCCCGCAGGAGGTGCTGAAGGCGCCAAAGGTCGACGGCGGCAAGATCATGGCGGTTTTGGCCGACGAAGCGGAGGTGCGCGCCGCGGCGCCCGACCTGGCCAAGGTGAAAGCGCTGCCGGGCGACGGCCTCATCATCACCGCTGAAGGGGACGAGGTGGACTTCGTCTCGCGCTACTTCGCACCCCACGCCGGTATCCCGGAGGACCCGGTGACGGGTTCAGCCCACGTGGTGCTCACCCCCTACTGGGCAAAGCGGCTGGGCAAGGCGAAGCTGGCGGCGCGGCAGGTCTCGTCGCGCCTCGGCGAACTGCAGGTGGAGGACAAAGGCGGCCGCACATTGATTTCCGGCAAAGTCGCCCCCTTTCTGGAGGGCCGCATCCGCGTATAA